A window from Solanum stenotomum isolate F172 chromosome 5, ASM1918654v1, whole genome shotgun sequence encodes these proteins:
- the LOC125865899 gene encoding auxin-responsive protein SAUR68-like → MISAKKLIKMARKWQKFAVKQRKRISFPRSSNYNDAESCSTSYTVVGKGHFVVYTTDHKRFVVPLSYLQHEVIGQLLHMSEEEFGLLSDGPITLPCDELFMNYIISLIKSGVAADIQNALLVAVASSRCSSVSYLHEQRNPQLLVC, encoded by the coding sequence ATGATCAGTGctaagaaactcatcaagatgGCAAGGAAATGGCAGAAGTTTGCGGTCAAGCAGAGAAAGAGAATTTCTTTTCCAAGATCATCTAATTACAATGATGCAGAGAGTTGTAGCACATCATATACTGTAGTTGGCAAAGGGCATTTTGTGGTCTATACAACTGATCATAAACGATTTGTGGTTCCTTTGTCTTATCTTCAACACGAAGTAATCGGACAACTATTGCACATGTCTGAAGAAGAGTTTGGACTTCTAAGTGACGGTCCTATCACATTGCCGTGTGATGAACTATTCATGAACTACATCATATCACTCATCAAAAGTGGTGTTGCTGCAGATATTCAGAATGCTTTGCTCGTAGCAGTAGCTTCCAGCCGATGCTCATCAGTGTCATACCTTCATGAACAAAGAAACCCGCAATTGCTAGTTTGTTAA